Proteins found in one Candidatus Sericytochromatia bacterium genomic segment:
- a CDS encoding efflux RND transporter periplasmic adaptor subunit produces MARWMWIGAVCLTVGGAVGLWWTQAGGAPRPSYTTAIAERGPIEAKVSAAGTVSALVTVQVGSQVSGRIANLYVDFNDTVRKGQTLARLDPRLFEAELARAEASEVSARSALARARIDAEQAARQLARSETLWGRRLIARADLDAAQASADVTRAQVEAARAQVSQAGAQAAQARLNLAYTTIASPIDGTVIARSVDVGQTVAASLQAPTLFQIAQDLRKAQVLAAISEADVGKIRAGMPAEFTVAAYPGEPFLGKVRQLRNAARTEQNVVTYDAVIDVDNAAFKLRPGMTANVAFTWAAQKEALRVPNAALRFSPAGEERGEGGVRPRRQKLSEDPTRRRVWVLRGGEPVAVPVQTGITDGSQTEIVSGDLQAGDAVVTEAAGDGAAGGGAGRARSGGPRMRF; encoded by the coding sequence GTGGCGCGTTGGATGTGGATCGGGGCCGTGTGCCTGACGGTGGGGGGAGCGGTCGGGCTCTGGTGGACGCAGGCGGGTGGCGCGCCGCGGCCTTCGTACACCACGGCGATCGCCGAACGAGGCCCCATCGAGGCCAAGGTGTCGGCCGCCGGCACCGTCTCGGCGCTGGTCACGGTGCAGGTGGGCAGCCAGGTGTCCGGCCGCATCGCGAATCTGTATGTCGACTTCAATGACACCGTGCGCAAGGGGCAGACCCTGGCCCGGCTCGACCCGCGCCTCTTCGAAGCGGAACTGGCAAGGGCCGAAGCGTCCGAGGTGTCGGCCCGCAGCGCGCTGGCGCGGGCCCGCATCGACGCGGAGCAGGCCGCTCGACAGCTGGCGCGCTCTGAGACCCTGTGGGGGCGCCGCCTGATCGCCCGGGCCGACCTCGACGCGGCCCAGGCCAGCGCGGACGTGACGCGGGCCCAGGTGGAGGCCGCGCGGGCCCAGGTGTCGCAGGCTGGGGCGCAGGCGGCCCAGGCGCGGCTCAACCTGGCCTACACGACGATTGCCTCGCCGATCGACGGCACGGTGATTGCCCGCTCCGTCGACGTCGGACAGACGGTGGCGGCCTCGCTGCAGGCCCCGACGCTGTTTCAGATTGCCCAGGACCTGCGCAAGGCCCAGGTGCTGGCCGCCATCTCGGAAGCCGATGTCGGCAAGATCCGCGCCGGCATGCCCGCCGAGTTCACGGTGGCGGCCTATCCCGGCGAGCCTTTCTTGGGCAAGGTGCGCCAGCTTCGCAATGCGGCGCGAACGGAGCAGAACGTCGTCACCTACGATGCCGTGATCGACGTCGACAACGCGGCCTTCAAGCTGCGGCCCGGCATGACGGCCAATGTGGCCTTCACCTGGGCCGCGCAGAAAGAGGCCCTGCGTGTGCCGAACGCGGCCCTGCGCTTCTCTCCGGCCGGCGAGGAGCGTGGTGAAGGGGGCGTCAGGCCGCGCCGCCAGAAGCTCTCGGAAGACCCCACCCGCCGCCGCGTCTGGGTGCTGCGTGGCGGGGAGCCCGTTGCCGTACCGGTCCAGACGGGCATCACGGACGGCAGCCAGACCGAGATCGTGAGCGGGGATTTGCAGGCGGGCGACGCGGTGGTGACGGAAGCCGCGGGCGACGGAGCCGCCGGAGGCGGGGCGGGCCGAGCGCGCTCCGGCGGGCCTCGCATGAGGTTCTGA
- a CDS encoding alpha-amylase family glycosyl hydrolase, translated as MSADWAHDAIVYHLYPLGALGAPPRQDLRRAPVNRLVQLRDWIPHWQALGVNTLYLGPLFESSTHGYDTIDYFRVDRRLGDNAALAELVRELHAAGFRVLLDAVLNHVGRGHAAFRDLQAHGARSAFAPWFKGLRFDRGNPAGDAFDYDTWAGHHDLVKLDLTQPAVRDHLFEAVTFWIRTFDIDGLRLDAADVMDLDFLRDLAAHCKALRPDFWLMGEVVHGDYSQWANPQALDATTNYEAYDGLHKAHNARDYGRIAHALERQFGPSGVYRGLPLYSFADNHDVDRIASLLKRPAHLFPLHVLLFTMPGVPSVYYGSEWALPGKKGKHTDAPLRPALQPPQAGDARQNHELARAIARLTRLRGQVPALRRGDYRSLAATPEQLVFERRYGTSAARVAVNASERPVTLTLEPLDGHEGHWVDLLNPGERFPVRRDRPAAATLYPTWGRVLVFEPARVG; from the coding sequence ATGTCCGCCGATTGGGCCCACGACGCCATCGTCTATCACCTCTACCCCCTCGGTGCCCTGGGGGCCCCGCCCCGACAGGATCTGCGCCGGGCCCCGGTGAATCGCCTGGTTCAGCTGCGCGACTGGATTCCGCACTGGCAGGCGCTGGGTGTGAACACGCTCTACCTGGGCCCGCTGTTCGAGTCGAGCACGCACGGCTACGACACCATCGATTACTTCCGGGTCGACCGGCGGCTCGGCGACAACGCGGCGCTGGCTGAGCTGGTGCGCGAGCTGCACGCGGCCGGCTTCCGGGTGCTGCTGGATGCCGTGCTCAACCACGTCGGGCGAGGCCACGCGGCCTTCCGCGACCTGCAGGCCCACGGCGCGCGCTCGGCCTTCGCCCCCTGGTTCAAGGGGCTGCGCTTCGATCGCGGCAACCCGGCCGGCGACGCCTTCGATTACGATACCTGGGCGGGGCATCATGACCTGGTCAAGCTCGACCTGACGCAGCCGGCCGTGCGCGACCACCTGTTCGAGGCCGTGACGTTCTGGATCCGGACCTTCGACATCGACGGCCTGCGGCTCGATGCGGCGGACGTGATGGACCTCGACTTCCTGCGCGACCTGGCGGCCCATTGCAAGGCCCTGCGGCCCGACTTCTGGCTGATGGGCGAGGTGGTGCATGGCGACTACAGCCAGTGGGCCAACCCGCAGGCGCTCGATGCGACCACCAACTACGAGGCCTACGATGGCCTGCACAAGGCCCACAACGCCCGCGATTACGGCCGGATCGCGCACGCGCTGGAGCGCCAGTTCGGGCCGAGCGGGGTCTATCGGGGCTTGCCCCTCTACAGCTTTGCCGACAACCACGACGTCGACCGCATCGCCAGTCTGCTGAAACGCCCGGCCCACCTGTTTCCTCTGCACGTGCTGCTGTTCACGATGCCGGGGGTGCCGTCGGTCTACTACGGCAGCGAGTGGGCGTTGCCCGGCAAGAAGGGCAAGCACACGGATGCCCCGCTGCGACCGGCGCTGCAGCCGCCCCAGGCGGGGGATGCGCGGCAGAACCACGAGCTGGCCCGGGCGATCGCCCGCCTGACCCGCCTGCGCGGTCAGGTCCCGGCGTTGCGACGGGGCGATTACCGGTCACTGGCTGCGACGCCCGAACAACTGGTCTTCGAGCGCCGTTACGGGACGTCCGCGGCCCGCGTGGCCGTCAATGCCTCGGAGCGCCCGGTGACCCTGACGTTGGAGCCGCTGGACGGGCACGAGGGGCACTGGGTCGACCTGCTGAATCCGGGCGAGCGCTTCCCGGTGCGTCGCGATCGCCCGGCAGCCGCGACGCTCTATCCCACCTGGGGGCGCGTGCTGGTCTTCGAGCCGGCGCGGGTGGGCTGA
- a CDS encoding alpha/beta hydrolase-fold protein encodes MQLELSGLKTLVMAEQAPPDAPLLVAMHGIGADEGDLVPLYAPWATRAVLVFPRAPHPYPPGHAWYALHRPGHPVADSFRATQQRLSEWLAALRALPGMATRPVYLSGFSQGAFVALSYGLHHPQEVAGVLAFSGLLPRGLPADWPSPPPEARALPVFLTLGMLDPLFPTAWLEESVAQLRAWGLNPTVVPHPGGHEIPPLAQAAAQAWLAGRLAVSPEAPVRS; translated from the coding sequence GTGCAGCTGGAACTGAGCGGTCTGAAAACCCTGGTGATGGCGGAACAGGCGCCGCCCGATGCCCCACTGCTGGTGGCCATGCACGGCATCGGGGCGGACGAGGGCGACCTGGTGCCGCTCTACGCCCCCTGGGCCACCCGCGCCGTGCTGGTCTTCCCGCGCGCCCCTCACCCCTACCCACCCGGGCACGCCTGGTATGCACTGCACCGCCCGGGTCACCCGGTGGCGGACTCCTTTCGTGCGACCCAGCAGCGTCTGAGCGAGTGGCTCGCGGCGCTGCGCGCCCTGCCCGGCATGGCGACGCGCCCGGTCTACCTCTCGGGCTTCAGCCAGGGCGCTTTCGTGGCGCTGTCCTACGGGCTTCACCACCCGCAGGAGGTGGCCGGCGTGCTGGCCTTCAGCGGCCTGTTGCCGCGCGGCTTGCCGGCAGACTGGCCCTCCCCACCGCCCGAAGCCCGCGCGCTGCCGGTCTTCCTGACGCTCGGGATGCTGGATCCACTCTTCCCGACGGCCTGGCTGGAGGAGAGCGTGGCCCAGTTGCGCGCCTGGGGCCTGAACCCGACCGTCGTGCCGCACCCGGGCGGCCACGAGATCCCGCCTCTGGCCCAGGCCGCCGCCCAGGCCTGGCTCGCGGGACGCCTGGCCGTGAGCCCGGAAGCGCCCGTCAGGTCTTAG
- a CDS encoding ABC transporter permease → MTLWQTVRIALKALLRNKLRSFLTVLGVIIGVGAVIAMVAIGEGAKAQVQAQFATMGSNLMVLVPGSSSSGSGVRGAAGSASTLTWDDVRALKRDIPAVAATSPQLRAGAQVVCQGQNWATTITGANEAFFPIRNWRIQSGAFFTDAEVEGRAAVAVVGAVVADALFGAGYDPVGQIVMIRNVPFRVVGLLARKGQSAIGQDQDDVVVVPYTTFLTRIQGGSGRFVGGSVLVQARSASEMARTEAAVTALLRDRHRLPPGEEDDFTIRNLSEYAAASQEGSRTFTLLLASIAAVSLLVGGIGIMNIMLVSVTERTREIGLRMALGARPAHILQQFLIEAVVLSAIGGLVGLGTGYGVGKTLGSQFGWPVTFSPGVAVLAVAFAAVVGVAFGLYPALKAARLKPIDALRFE, encoded by the coding sequence ATGACGCTGTGGCAGACCGTCCGCATCGCCCTCAAGGCGCTGTTGCGCAACAAGCTGCGCTCCTTCCTGACGGTGCTGGGCGTGATCATCGGCGTCGGAGCCGTGATCGCGATGGTGGCCATCGGGGAGGGCGCCAAGGCCCAGGTTCAGGCCCAGTTCGCGACCATGGGCTCGAACCTGATGGTGCTCGTGCCCGGATCGTCGTCATCCGGTTCCGGCGTGCGCGGGGCGGCCGGCTCAGCCTCGACGCTGACCTGGGACGATGTCCGGGCCTTGAAACGCGACATTCCCGCCGTGGCCGCCACCTCGCCCCAGTTGCGGGCGGGGGCTCAGGTGGTCTGCCAGGGGCAAAACTGGGCCACGACCATCACGGGGGCCAACGAGGCCTTCTTTCCCATTCGCAACTGGCGCATCCAGTCGGGCGCCTTTTTCACCGACGCGGAGGTCGAGGGACGCGCGGCGGTGGCGGTGGTGGGCGCGGTGGTGGCGGATGCGCTGTTCGGAGCCGGCTATGACCCGGTCGGGCAGATCGTCATGATTCGCAACGTGCCGTTTCGGGTGGTGGGCCTGCTGGCGCGCAAAGGGCAGTCGGCCATCGGACAGGACCAGGACGATGTCGTGGTCGTGCCCTACACCACCTTCCTGACGCGGATCCAGGGTGGATCGGGCCGTTTCGTCGGGGGCAGCGTGCTGGTGCAGGCGCGTTCCGCGTCCGAGATGGCGCGCACCGAGGCGGCGGTCACGGCCCTGCTGCGCGATCGGCACCGGTTGCCGCCGGGCGAGGAAGACGACTTCACGATCCGGAACCTGTCCGAGTACGCGGCCGCCAGCCAGGAGGGGTCACGGACCTTCACTCTGCTGCTGGCCAGCATCGCGGCCGTCAGCCTGCTGGTCGGCGGCATCGGCATCATGAACATCATGCTGGTCTCCGTGACGGAGCGAACGCGCGAGATCGGCCTCCGGATGGCGCTTGGGGCCCGCCCGGCGCACATCCTGCAGCAGTTCCTGATCGAGGCGGTGGTGCTGTCGGCCATTGGTGGGCTGGTGGGCCTGGGCACCGGCTATGGGGTCGGCAAGACGCTCGGCAGCCAGTTCGGCTGGCCCGTTACCTTTTCGCCGGGGGTGGCGGTGCTGGCGGTCGCCTTCGCGGCGGTGGTCGGGGTGGCCTTCGGGCTTTACCCTGCCCTGAAGGCCGCTCGCCTGAAACCGATCGACGCCCTGAGGTTCGAGTGA
- a CDS encoding ABC transporter ATP-binding protein: MAAPLLQLSNLRRAYGAGDSVVRALDDVSLTIAEGEFVAVMGASGSGKSTLMNVIGCLDQPDAGRYELAGRDVSRLDAAALADLRNQALGFVFQSFNLLPRTSALENVELPLVYAGVPARERRTRALEALDRVGLASRAHHHPNQLSGGQQQRVAIARALVTRPRLIVADEPTGALDSRTSVEIMALFQALWRNGITLVMVTHEADIAACAGRVIVMRDGRVFSDERQAPRELGQAGGAA; this comes from the coding sequence ATGGCCGCTCCACTCTTGCAACTGAGCAACCTCCGACGCGCCTACGGGGCGGGTGATTCCGTGGTGCGGGCTCTCGACGATGTGTCGCTGACGATCGCCGAGGGAGAGTTCGTCGCGGTCATGGGGGCTTCCGGGTCCGGCAAGAGCACCTTGATGAACGTGATCGGTTGCCTGGACCAGCCGGATGCGGGCCGTTACGAGCTGGCCGGACGGGACGTCTCCCGACTCGACGCCGCCGCCCTGGCGGACCTGCGCAACCAGGCCCTGGGCTTCGTGTTTCAGAGCTTCAACCTGCTGCCGCGCACGTCCGCCCTCGAGAACGTCGAATTGCCGCTGGTGTACGCGGGGGTGCCTGCCCGGGAACGACGCACGCGGGCGCTGGAAGCGCTCGACCGCGTCGGCCTGGCATCTCGGGCCCATCACCACCCCAATCAACTCTCAGGTGGGCAGCAGCAGCGGGTGGCGATCGCCCGGGCGCTGGTCACTCGTCCGCGCCTGATCGTGGCCGACGAGCCCACCGGGGCGCTCGATTCGCGCACTTCGGTCGAGATCATGGCGCTGTTCCAGGCGCTCTGGCGCAACGGCATCACGCTGGTGATGGTGACGCACGAGGCCGACATCGCGGCCTGCGCCGGTCGGGTGATCGTGATGCGCGATGGCCGCGTCTTCTCGGATGAGCGCCAGGCGCCGCGGGAACTGGGCCAGGCGGGAGGCGCGGCATGA
- a CDS encoding zinc-dependent alcohol dehydrogenase family protein — protein MRAAVLHGPMDLRIEEVPDATLKAPTDVLLRVTHACICGSDLWPYRHGGRPAGSRMGHELLGRVEAVGSEVRHFAVGDWAIAPFTYSDGTCDFCHDGLTTSCRHGGFWGGLEQDGGQGEAVRVPLADGTLLKLPPEVVHDDALLRALLPLTDVMGTGHHAARMAGVGPGSTVAVVGDGAVGLCGVLAARRLGAERIIMLGRNPERLAIARRFGATDEVTVRGEDAAQAVQELTNGGARHVLECVGTSESMRTAIGAARPGGTVGYVGVPHGEAPGLLGLFSANIGLRGGIAPVRAYMPELLADVLAGQLDPGPVLDMVVDLAGVPEGYRAMDERRAIKVLVQVSAG, from the coding sequence GTGCGCGCTGCCGTTCTCCACGGTCCTATGGACCTCCGCATCGAGGAAGTGCCGGATGCCACCCTGAAGGCCCCGACGGACGTGCTGCTGCGCGTCACCCACGCCTGCATCTGCGGCAGCGACCTTTGGCCCTACCGCCACGGCGGCCGCCCGGCGGGCTCGCGCATGGGACACGAACTGCTCGGCCGCGTCGAGGCGGTCGGCAGCGAGGTGCGACACTTCGCGGTGGGCGACTGGGCGATCGCCCCGTTCACCTATTCCGACGGCACCTGCGACTTCTGCCACGACGGCCTGACCACCTCATGCCGTCACGGCGGCTTCTGGGGCGGACTCGAGCAGGATGGTGGTCAGGGCGAAGCCGTGCGCGTGCCGCTGGCCGATGGCACGCTGCTCAAGCTGCCCCCCGAGGTGGTGCACGACGACGCGCTGTTGCGCGCCTTGCTGCCGCTGACGGATGTGATGGGCACCGGTCATCACGCCGCGCGCATGGCCGGCGTGGGGCCCGGGTCCACGGTGGCCGTCGTGGGCGATGGCGCGGTCGGGCTGTGCGGGGTGCTGGCGGCCCGGCGCCTCGGGGCGGAGCGCATCATCATGCTGGGGCGCAACCCGGAGCGGCTGGCGATCGCCCGTCGGTTCGGCGCGACGGACGAGGTCACGGTGCGCGGTGAGGACGCCGCGCAGGCCGTCCAGGAACTGACCAACGGGGGCGCTCGCCACGTGCTGGAATGCGTGGGCACCAGCGAATCGATGCGCACGGCGATCGGCGCGGCCCGCCCCGGCGGCACCGTCGGCTACGTCGGCGTCCCGCACGGGGAGGCCCCTGGCTTGCTGGGCCTGTTCAGCGCGAACATCGGCCTGCGCGGGGGCATTGCCCCGGTGCGGGCCTACATGCCCGAACTGCTCGCGGACGTGCTGGCCGGCCAGCTCGACCCGGGGCCCGTGCTCGACATGGTGGTCGACCTGGCCGGGGTGCCGGAGGGCTACCGCGCGATGGACGAGCGGCGCGCGATCAAGGTGCTGGTGCAGGTCTCGGCGGGATAA
- a CDS encoding TolC family protein, translating to MRIVIALSLAGALLAPVAVLAAPAAPTLTLEQAVSLALSHQPQLARARADLAGARAGVRQAEGVLGPQLSLATSYQLGPARQNVNQVGVPVTNLGTYAAGLSADQLLFDFGQGWRRAQASASQAEAQARNVRGTEQEVVLQVRTAYFAAQASEALLGVARDTVANRQRQEGRVRSLVEVGSRAPIELAQATRDLARARLDLINADSGLQLARAQLAQAMGRPPADGFRLAPASMPPVAGEEHPLAALVAEALANRPDVAALEARVQAQLLTLEAAERATLPGLRASAGAGTNGSPVGTPNNFWNLGVGLSWPLYTSGQREAQAEASRASLEAVRAEAEGLRQQVRLAVGQAQLRVATARAATQAADAATQAAWRQLQLAEGRYAAGLGSILELGDAQLAHASARAQGIQERFNLATARAALLRALGRE from the coding sequence ATGCGCATCGTGATAGCCTTGTCCCTGGCCGGGGCCCTGCTGGCTCCCGTGGCGGTGCTCGCCGCGCCTGCTGCCCCGACCTTGACGCTGGAGCAGGCGGTTTCGCTGGCATTGTCCCATCAGCCGCAACTGGCGCGGGCCCGGGCTGACCTGGCGGGTGCTCGGGCAGGGGTTCGCCAGGCCGAGGGCGTGCTGGGGCCGCAACTCTCGCTCGCCACCAGCTACCAGCTTGGCCCGGCCCGGCAAAACGTGAACCAGGTGGGCGTGCCCGTCACGAACCTGGGTACCTATGCGGCGGGCCTTTCCGCGGACCAGCTGCTCTTCGACTTTGGCCAGGGGTGGCGTCGGGCGCAGGCCTCCGCCAGTCAGGCCGAGGCGCAGGCCCGGAACGTGCGCGGCACGGAGCAGGAGGTGGTGCTGCAGGTGCGCACCGCTTATTTCGCGGCGCAGGCCAGCGAGGCGCTGCTCGGCGTGGCACGCGACACCGTCGCCAACCGGCAGCGGCAGGAGGGGCGCGTGCGCAGTCTGGTGGAGGTGGGATCCAGGGCCCCGATCGAACTCGCGCAAGCCACGCGCGATCTGGCCCGGGCGCGCCTGGACCTGATCAATGCCGACAGTGGCCTGCAGCTGGCCCGAGCCCAGCTGGCCCAGGCCATGGGGCGGCCGCCGGCCGATGGTTTCAGGCTCGCGCCGGCCTCGATGCCCCCCGTGGCGGGTGAAGAGCACCCGCTGGCGGCGCTGGTGGCCGAGGCACTGGCCAATCGTCCCGACGTGGCCGCCCTCGAGGCCCGCGTGCAGGCCCAGTTGCTGACCTTGGAGGCCGCCGAGCGTGCCACCCTACCTGGCCTGCGGGCCAGCGCCGGGGCGGGGACCAACGGCTCGCCTGTCGGCACCCCCAACAACTTCTGGAATCTCGGCGTGGGATTGAGCTGGCCCCTCTACACCAGTGGTCAGCGTGAGGCTCAGGCCGAGGCGTCGCGGGCCAGCTTGGAGGCTGTTCGGGCTGAAGCCGAAGGCTTGCGGCAGCAGGTGCGGCTGGCGGTCGGGCAAGCGCAACTGCGCGTGGCCACCGCGCGGGCGGCCACCCAGGCCGCCGATGCGGCCACCCAGGCGGCCTGGCGTCAGCTCCAGCTGGCCGAGGGACGCTACGCGGCGGGCCTCGGCTCGATTTTGGAACTCGGCGATGCGCAGCTGGCCCACGCCAGCGCCCGGGCGCAAGGGATTCAGGAGCGCTTCAACCTGGCGACGGCCCGGGCGGCGCTGCTACGGGCGCTTGGGCGGGAGTGA
- a CDS encoding DUF4351 domain-containing protein, which translates to MPPSLHHEALLALLRDAPELITAHIRALDDSVRADGPVRVVDSTLTAPLPAERRADMVLISGPEQAPDLAIVVEVQLRVDLRKRKSWPTYVAALHARHDCPVALVVVTPDAHVARWASLPIPLGPGGSQVVPLVLGPEGDVEAPGAEAHAAVLRALVTCRGPDDRPMLTAALAALEALPEDLRVGYHEMLLLALASPLSLTPEVKMALNDISGWIELAKKRIEKEGLERGMARGMEQGLEQGLQQGLQQGLQQGRKQEVLRVVTLQLGRRTGLPGPEGLQQLEALSIEELETLCGDLLDFGRPEDLTNWLAARPSGGSASTTDQRPPA; encoded by the coding sequence ATGCCTCCTTCCCTCCACCACGAAGCGCTGCTTGCCCTGCTGCGAGATGCACCCGAACTCATCACCGCTCACATCCGGGCCCTCGACGACAGCGTGCGGGCCGATGGTCCCGTGCGCGTGGTGGATTCGACGCTCACGGCCCCACTTCCTGCCGAACGGCGCGCCGACATGGTGTTGATTTCGGGGCCAGAGCAAGCCCCAGACCTCGCCATCGTGGTCGAGGTCCAGTTGCGTGTGGACCTGCGCAAGCGCAAGAGCTGGCCGACCTACGTCGCGGCGCTCCACGCCCGCCACGACTGTCCTGTTGCGCTCGTCGTCGTCACGCCAGACGCCCACGTCGCCCGCTGGGCCTCCCTCCCCATCCCGCTAGGACCGGGCGGCAGCCAGGTTGTTCCGCTGGTGCTGGGCCCTGAGGGTGACGTGGAGGCGCCCGGCGCTGAGGCGCACGCCGCTGTTTTACGGGCCCTGGTGACCTGCCGAGGTCCGGACGATCGGCCGATGCTGACAGCGGCTCTCGCTGCCCTGGAGGCGTTGCCTGAGGACCTTCGCGTCGGCTACCATGAGATGCTGCTGCTGGCTCTGGCTTCGCCGTTGTCCCTGACCCCCGAGGTAAAAATGGCCCTGAATGACATTTCCGGCTGGATCGAACTCGCGAAGAAGCGCATCGAGAAGGAGGGGCTTGAACGCGGGATGGCGCGTGGGATGGAGCAAGGGCTCGAGCAGGGGCTTCAACAGGGGCTTCAACAGGGGCTTCAACAAGGCCGCAAGCAAGAGGTTCTGCGCGTCGTGACGCTTCAACTCGGACGCCGCACGGGGCTGCCTGGCCCCGAGGGGCTCCAGCAATTGGAGGCGCTGAGCATCGAGGAACTGGAAACCCTCTGCGGAGACCTGCTGGATTTCGGGAGGCCTGAAGACTTGACCAATTGGCTGGCAGCGAGACCCTCCGGTGGCAGCGCGAGCACGACCGACCAACGGCCACCCGCGTGA